Genomic DNA from Paenibacillus borealis:
GATCCGTTCACCGCAGCTGATTGCCCGTGTCCGCGAAGAGCTGGCGAAATACGACGCGCTGTCGGCCAAAGCGGCAGAGCTGGAAGTACTGGTCCATCAGCATCTGGATGAAGACAAGTGGATCGACCAGTTTATCGAGGCGCTGTACACCGATACCATCACCAAAAAAGGCGCGCTCTATGTCTATGACCGTGACGAGGATGAAGACGCATGGGAGCCGTTCGCGAACCTGATGAAGGAACGCAGCTATGTGGAGTATGCCGTCTACCGCCATTTCCGTGCGCTGGATGAGAAAAGCCGCAGTGTCCTGCTGCGCAAGGCGGCACGCCGGGCCGGAGAGATGACGGCTGCGGAAGATGTGACCCCGCTGCTGTATAAGCTGGAAGGGATGTATGTATCGTTCCTGGAGGCGCGCGACAGCCTGGAATATGAGCGGGTAGAGCATGCGAACGGCGATGAAATGTACGGCTTCTACAAGAGCCTGACCGGCAAGCTCGGCAGCATCCGCAGAAAGCTGAAGTAAGCCTATGATCAGAGATCAGGCCATACAATATGCAGAGCAGTACGCTGCGCAGGAGGAAGCACAGCATAGCAAGGGGGATGGGCGCAGCAGCATCCATTACCCCGCTCTGTTTCTGTTCCTCGGCGACAAGGTGACCCCGGCCATCGGTCCGGTGCTGGAGCGCTGCGAGCGGAAGTGGGACAATGCAGGCGGTGTCATGGCGCTGCACGCGGGTTCTCCCAGCGGCAGCGGCAGTACGCAGGAGAAGGATGGAATCAAGGGATGGATCGGCAGCGGTAACAGCAGCGTTCATGAACGCGTGTTGCACATGGCCCTGCCAAACACGGCGGGCCGTGATCCCCGGACGGTCCGGCGGGAGCTGTACCGTGAATTTCATGAGGACAGCCAGTACCTGGCCGGGATGAACCGGACGCTGCGCCAGTTAAGCAACACCATAGCGGATTATGGACGGCTCTATTCGTCTTTTGACGTCATCCATCTGTCCATCGTTACGCGGGTCGATGACCCGCTTAATGTGCTGCTGCCGGAGGTTGCCCTGCTGGCCCGTGCCATCCTCAGCCAGTCGTTCAAGTCGGTGCAGACCGACCTGTATGCGTTGATCAACGAGCGGGAGCAAGGGGATAACTTTGGCTATTCCAGCTCGGTAGGGCTGGCTTTTCTGCGTGAGCTGGACGGGATGCAGGCGGCAGACTACGCCTTAAGCGCTCCGCTCCTGGTCACGGAAGAGGGGCTGTCCATCCCCGTGGCCCACGGTCCTTCCGCGCTGTTCGATCTGGTCTATCTGCTCTCCGACAAGAACGAGCGCGGACTCATGTCCGTCCATGGAATGGACGACAATTATGAGATTATTGCCCACATCAGCCTGCTGAAGAACCGTGTCCGGCCTGCGGCTGACCATGCTTCCGGGCACGGCGGCTACAATAATATGACCTTCAAAAGCGGCATCCGGGGCAGCACGGGCAGACAAGGCTACGCTTCAGCCGGTTTCTCGGCGGTACGCAGGCCGAACCGGCAGATTGCGCTGGCGGTGCTCTATCATGCCCTGCATTATCTGGCCGCCAGAATGCGTGCAGGCAATACCCGGAGCCTTAAGGAGCGGCAGGCGCTGTTTGGCCTCGGAGCCGACTCCCTGCGTGCCCGCGCGGCAGAACTCCTGCCGGATGAAACCGGCCTCGCGGAGATGACCGGGCTGATGAGCCATGGACGCCCGTCCTACTCGGAGCTCAGGGCGCTGTCGCTGCGCGAAGCCGAGGAGCTGCTCTTCGGTGAAGGCGGGCAGGCCTATTTCCGCAGCAATTTTGCAGATGTGTCCGCAAGAAGGACTGCGGCGATCGACCCTGCGCGCGAATGGGCCGGCGTTCTGGCCGCCGAGGAGCAGGCGGCTCCGCCGGTGACCTTCTACCAGCTCGCAGAATGGACCGCTGAACTGGCAGAGGGCGGAGGCAGCGTGCTTCACGCCCTGCGCCAGCATATGGGCGGGCTGCGTTCGGCGCTGCTCTCTGCGCAGGAGGAGCTGGAGCGCCTCTATGCGGAGAGCGTGGAGCGCCAGCCGTTCCAGCGGGTGCCGCTGCTGGATAAACGGACTGTGCGTAATTTCATTCATTATTTATTCGATACCGTATATGGTAAGAAATATGAGATTCTGCGGCTCGAAAGCGAGCTTGCCCTCTGCCTCCGCTATGATGCGGCGCTTGAGCAGCTGCACGCGGACAGCAGAGCCAAGGTCGTAGCGATGGAAGCGCTGGAGGAAGAGCTGCAGAGCCTGGCAGTAGCCAGCATAGGCCGCAGTAAGGAAACTGTGGATCAGAACATCATGGAATATTACCGCAGCGTGACAGAAGAGGTTATGAGGGATATTGAGACGCGGCGCGGCGGCGATATCTTCTTCAGTGAGCGGTTTATGGGCAGCCTCTCGGAGCTGCTGCGCCGTGGCGGCGATGCTGTCGCGGAGCGGCTGATCGAAGTCTGCCGCCGGGAGCTGCTGACGGCAGGGCCGTTCACGCTTCCGTTCGAGGAAGAGCTGCTGCGGCGTGCCAATGTCGCGGCTGCCTACGAGAACCGGGGCATTGTCTCCAAGGAGGAGCTGTTCAAGCAGCTCTACCGCAGTCTCGAAGAAGAGGCGGCGATGAATGTCCGCCTGTTTGAATATACGCAGGAGCACCGGCATGAGGAGAAATACTTCTTCGGCGACAGTGCTTCCGAATTCCTGCGCTACGCCTTCAGTGCTGACGAGACCACCCGCATCTACCGCTTGGGCTTCGTGCATGAGCAGCGCAGGAGCGGAGTGGAGAAGCTGAATCTGATGGGCGGCTTCCATCTGGAGGACCTGCTCTATTACCGCAACGGCAAGGTATATTATGAGACTTATGCGGGTAACGGCTATGCGCTGCACGGACTTGCTGAGGAGCAGTTGCCGGAGATGAGATGAGAATTGTACAGAGGAAGCGGCGGGACAGGGCAAGCATCGGCTTCGCTGCAGCTAATCTACTGCAAACAGTACAATAGATGGGTCCTGATTTGTCCGGAAAATGGGTTCTATTGTATTTAGTGCAACAGAATCGGGCTAACTCAGAGAATTAGGACAATGTTCTCTCATTCTGCTGCAGAAAGTGCAATAGAATGGAATTTTAGCCTCCTTTTCCGGCAATCTGTTGTACAGAATGCATCAGAATAGAATTAGCAGCCTATTCACCCTGCAGTTGAAACTCCAGCACCACAGCGCCGGTTTCAAGCGCATTATTATTAAGTTTTTCCGGAAAGGATGAATATTAATGCAGCGTAAAATCAATCTCCTCCTGCTCCTCTTCAGTCTGCTGGGCGGCGGAGTGGCTTTCGTGCTTGGCGAGCTGCTGCTGGACCGCAGGCCCTATGACCTGCCGTCCATTGTACTGGTTGGGATCTATTTTGCCATTGTCGCGCTGGGTGTCCTGGCGGGCAGCGTGGTTGCAGAGACGATCTCGCCCAAGCTGAACGGGCAATCCTGGAAGCTCCGTTATCTCGGAACCTCCTGGAAGATGCTTCCGCTGGCTGTAGTATTGCTGTTCGGCATGGGTACGCTGACCGAGTTCGTATATGAGCTGAACTTTGGCGGCATCAAGCCGGTCAAGAATGTCATCATGGTCATCGATGATTCCGGCAGCATGCTGGAGAGCGACCCTAATAACAGCCGCTACGAAGCAGCCAGAGCTCTGGTGCAGCAGCTGGATGAGGACAACAAGGTGGCCGTGGTCACCTTCAGCCATGAGGCTTCCGTAGTCCAGCCGCTGATCTCGCTCTCCAAGGCGGAGAACCGCCAGAAGGTGTCGGACGTAATCAGCAGCCTGGAGACTACCGAGGGCGGAACGGATATCAGCGGTGCGCTTACAGAAGCGATGAATGTGATCAATGAAGACGGGGCGGACCGTGGGGCGATGGTCATTCTTTTATCCGACGGCTTCAGCCAGTTTGATACTTCTACGGAACTGACAGCATTTGTGGACCGCAGTATTGCGGTTAATACCATCGGGCTTGCCCTGAGTGATCCATCAGGCTCTTATCTGCTGCAGGATATCGCCAGAGTGACAGGCGGCCAGTATTATGACGTTACGGATGCGAACCGTCTTGGGGAGGTATTCCAGCAAATCTATGACCGTCTGGGAGACCGGACCCTGCTCACGGAGCGCAGCGATAGGGCAGCGGACAGTCCTTATTATGCTGTAGTGCGGGTTCTGGCATTGATCCTGATTGGCACCGCACTGGGCCTCGGGCTTGGCATTGTATTCGATAACCGCCACCTCGCCCGCAGCTTCAGCTTCGGAGGCGCATTATCCGGGCTCGCTGCCGGATTAATTCTCGAATTCGGTCTTAACGGGGATACGGTTACAGACCCGATGATCCGCCTGCTGGCATTGCTGGTGCTCGTTGCTATTCTTACATTGTTTACTTATGTAGTACCTGTAGGGGAAGGACGCCTGTCCCGCAGGGGAAGAGCTGCCGGAGCTGCGGCCACGCCTGCGGATGGCTTCCATTCACCGCGCCGCAACCGCGGCAGTAAGGGATTCTGAGTCTGATGGTTACCTAATGAAAGGAGCATGTTGCCATGAAGTACGCCGAGGTTGATTCTGGTGCGCCGGTTATAGCCGAAGTGGTATCCAGAGTGGAGGACCGGTTCTGCACGCTGCGGTGGCGCTGGCCGGATGGCGTGCAGGCGGTATGTATTCATAAAGCCTCTGCGGAGGCACCGGAGGACGGGGAGCAACCGCCTTCCGGCATGAAGCTCTACACACGTGAAGAATACAAAGCGAACAACGGATTCCGCGACCGGCTGGATGAGATCGGGCTGGTGGCGTATACCATTTATGCCCGGCTGGCCGGGAACGGGGAGACGCTGCTGGTGCGCCAGCGTGACGGTGCCAACAAGACAGTGGTCAGCGCGGGCAAAGCGAGAATCTATTATTCCGTCCAGCACAAAAAAAGCCTGTTCAGCAAGCTGAAGACCGTGCACATGACGATCACCGCTGAGGTACCGGTGCCGAAGGAAGTACTCTGCTACGTTAAGAAGCGGGATGGCCATC
This window encodes:
- a CDS encoding transcription initiation factor TFIID, with product MIRDQAIQYAEQYAAQEEAQHSKGDGRSSIHYPALFLFLGDKVTPAIGPVLERCERKWDNAGGVMALHAGSPSGSGSTQEKDGIKGWIGSGNSSVHERVLHMALPNTAGRDPRTVRRELYREFHEDSQYLAGMNRTLRQLSNTIADYGRLYSSFDVIHLSIVTRVDDPLNVLLPEVALLARAILSQSFKSVQTDLYALINEREQGDNFGYSSSVGLAFLRELDGMQAADYALSAPLLVTEEGLSIPVAHGPSALFDLVYLLSDKNERGLMSVHGMDDNYEIIAHISLLKNRVRPAADHASGHGGYNNMTFKSGIRGSTGRQGYASAGFSAVRRPNRQIALAVLYHALHYLAARMRAGNTRSLKERQALFGLGADSLRARAAELLPDETGLAEMTGLMSHGRPSYSELRALSLREAEELLFGEGGQAYFRSNFADVSARRTAAIDPAREWAGVLAAEEQAAPPVTFYQLAEWTAELAEGGGSVLHALRQHMGGLRSALLSAQEELERLYAESVERQPFQRVPLLDKRTVRNFIHYLFDTVYGKKYEILRLESELALCLRYDAALEQLHADSRAKVVAMEALEEELQSLAVASIGRSKETVDQNIMEYYRSVTEEVMRDIETRRGGDIFFSERFMGSLSELLRRGGDAVAERLIEVCRRELLTAGPFTLPFEEELLRRANVAAAYENRGIVSKEELFKQLYRSLEEEAAMNVRLFEYTQEHRHEEKYFFGDSASEFLRYAFSADETTRIYRLGFVHEQRRSGVEKLNLMGGFHLEDLLYYRNGKVYYETYAGNGYALHGLAEEQLPEMR
- a CDS encoding vWA domain-containing protein, whose protein sequence is MQRKINLLLLLFSLLGGGVAFVLGELLLDRRPYDLPSIVLVGIYFAIVALGVLAGSVVAETISPKLNGQSWKLRYLGTSWKMLPLAVVLLFGMGTLTEFVYELNFGGIKPVKNVIMVIDDSGSMLESDPNNSRYEAARALVQQLDEDNKVAVVTFSHEASVVQPLISLSKAENRQKVSDVISSLETTEGGTDISGALTEAMNVINEDGADRGAMVILLSDGFSQFDTSTELTAFVDRSIAVNTIGLALSDPSGSYLLQDIARVTGGQYYDVTDANRLGEVFQQIYDRLGDRTLLTERSDRAADSPYYAVVRVLALILIGTALGLGLGIVFDNRHLARSFSFGGALSGLAAGLILEFGLNGDTVTDPMIRLLALLVLVAILTLFTYVVPVGEGRLSRRGRAAGAAATPADGFHSPRRNRGSKGF